The following proteins are co-located in the Solanum pennellii chromosome 8, SPENNV200 genome:
- the LOC107028169 gene encoding 7-ethoxycoumarin O-deethylase-like, with translation MSLKFFKPLFDSFPWLLQQLNVEQNGVFFFCFLGFLALLWCFISNSNKGLPPGPKALPLIGNLHSLDPELHTYFASLSQTYGPICRIWLGKKLGIIITSPELAREVLKDKDIIFSNRDVPDAGREFSYGGNSILWTPYGPKWRMLRKVCVRDMLSCSTLDSVYALRQRELRQSISYFYNKAGSPVNVGEQMFLTILNVITSMLWGGTVKGEERASLGAEFRYIVTEIASLCSVPNLSDFYPGLAWFDFQGVAKKMKVLVKRFDKIFESIIDQRQKLDRNGVSQESKDFLQVLLKLKDEADPKMPLTMIEIKALLMDMILGGTDSTSNTIEFAMAEIMNKPDVLRKLQEELEAVVGKDNIVDESHIKQLPYLYAVMKEVLRIHPTSPLLVPRCPSETCTVGGYTVPKGSCIFINVWAIHRDPSIWENPTEFLPKRFLDSKWDYSGNDFNYFPFGSGRRICAGIAMAEKMVMYSLASLIHSFDWKLPEGETVEVTENFGIVMNKKMPLVAIPTPRLSNPKLYE, from the exons ATGTCTCTCAAATTCTTCAAACCCCTTTTTGATTCTTTCCCATGGCTCCTTCAACAACTCAATGTTgagcaaaatggtgtgtttTTCTTCTGTTTTCTTGGGTTTTTAGCTTTACTTTGGTGTTTCATCAGTAACTCGAACAAGGGTCTGCCACCAGGGCCTAAAGCTTTGCCCTTGATAGGTAATCTCCATTCTCTTGATCCTGAACTTCACACCTATTTTGCATCTCTGTCTCAAACTTATGGCCCCATTTGTAGAATCTGGCTTGGTAAAAAACTTGGGATTATTATTACTTCACCAGAATTAGCTCGCGAGGTTCTAAAGGATAAAGATATCATTTTCTCTAACAGAGATGTCCCTGATGCTGGAAGAGAATTTTCATATGGTGGTAATAGCATACTTTGGACACCTTATGGACCGAAATGGCGCATGTTGAGGAAGGTTTGTGTTCGCGATATGCTTAGTTGTTCTACTTTAGATTCTGTTTATGCACTAAGGCAAAGGGAGCTTAGACAATCGATCAGTTACTTTTATAACAAGGCAGGATCCCCAGTGAATGTTGGTGAACAGATGTTCTTGACTATTCTTAATGTGATTACAAGCATGTTATGGGGTGGTACAGTGAAGGGTGAGGAAAGAGCTAGCCTTGGAGCTGAGTTTAGATATATTGTGACTGAGATAGCTTCATTGTGCAGTGTTCCCAATCTTTCCGATTTTTACCCGGGCTTGGCCTGGTTTGATTTCCAGGGTGTTGCAAAGAAGATGAAGGTGCTGGTAAAAAGATTTGATAAGATATTTGAGAGCATAATTGATCAAAGACAAAAATTGGACAGAAATGGTGTTAGCCAAGAAAGCAAAGACTTTTTGCAAGTTTTGCTGAAGTTGAAAGATGAAGCAGATCCCAAAATGCCTCTAACCATGATTGAAATCAAAGCCTTACTTATG GATATGATTCTTGGTGGAACTGACAGTACCTCCAACACGATTGAGTTTGCGATGGCTGAAATTATGAACAAACCAGACGTCCTGAGGAAATTACAAGAAGAACTGGAGGCAGTTGTGGGAAAAGACAATATTGTGGATGAGTCTCATATTAAGCAATTACCATATCTTTATGCAGTTATGAAAGAAGTCTTGCGCATACATCCAACTTCTCCACTATTGGTGCCGCGTTGTCCAAGTGAAACATGCACTGTCGGAGGATACACTGTTCCTAAAGGATCTTGTATTTTCATTAATGTATGGGCTATACATAGAGATCCTTCTATATGGGAAAATCCAACAGAATTCCTTCCAAAGAGATTTTTGGACAGTAAATGGGACTATAGTGGAAATGATTTCAACTATTTCCCATTTGGTTCTGGCAGAAGAATCTGTGCGGGGATAGCCATGGCAGAGAAGATGGTCATGTATTCACTTGCTTCACTCATTCATTCTTTCGACTGGAAATTGCCTGAAGGAGAGACAGTAGAAGTTACAGAGAATTTCGGTATTGTTATGAACAAGAAAATGCCTCTGGTGGCTATACCTACTCCAAGGTTGTCTAATCCAAAACTGTATGAGTAA
- the LOC107028401 gene encoding flavonoid 3'-monooxygenase-like: MILNKLLFLFQFTSRDSGGDSASLSSHCSFYVHLSYLIPSEVQKLEMSLKFIKPLFDSFPWPLQQLNVEQQAMFFYCFLGFLALLWFFISNSNKGLPPGPKALPLIGNLHSLDPELHTYFASLSQIYGPICRIWLGQKLGIIITSPELARDVLKDKDIIFANRDVPAAAVEISYGCNDILWNSYGPQWRMMRKLCVRDMLSCSTLDSVCALRRRELRQSMNYFYSKKGLPVNVGEQMFLTVFNVITSMLWGSTVKGEERANLGAEFRYVVSEMAALCSIPNLSDFYPGLAWFDFQGVTKKMKLLLKRFEKIFDSMIDERKKLDRNGVGQEIKDFLQVLLKLKDEADPKMPMTMTEIKALLMDMIVGGTDSTSNAIEFAMAEIMIKPDVLRKLQEEIETVVGKDNIVEESHIKQLPYLYAVFKEVLRLHPPAPLLAPHSPSETCTVGGYTVPKGCCIFINVWAIQRDPSIWENPTEFRPERFLDDKCDCSGNDFNYLPFGSGRRLCAGIGMAEKMFMYSLASLIHSFDWKLPEGETLDLTEKFGIVLKKKMPLVAIPTPRLSDPILYE, from the exons ATGATACTAAACAAACTACTTTTTCTGTTTCAATTTACATCACGAGATTCAGGGGGTGACTCTGCTTCGTTGTCATCGCACTGCTCCTTTTATGTTCATCTAAGTTATCTCATTCCTTCAGAGGTGCAAAAACTTGAGATGTCTCTCAAATTCATCAAACCCCTTTTTGATTCTTTCCCATGGCCCCTTCAACAACTCAATGTTGAGCAACAGGCTATGTTTTTCTACTGTTTTCTTGGTTTTTTAGCTTTACTTTGGTTTTTCATCAGTAACTCGAACAAGGGTCTGCCACCAGGGCCTAAAGCTTTGCCCTTGATAGGTAATCTCCATTCTCTTGATCCTGAACTCCACACCTATTTTGCATCTCTGTCCCAAATTTATGGCCCCATTTGTAGAATCTGGCTTGGTCAAAAACTTGGGATTATTATTACTTCACCAGAATTAGCTCGCGACGTTCTCAAGgataaagatattatttttgcTAACAGAGACGTGCCTGCTGCTGCAGTAGAAATTTCATATGGTTGCAATGACATACTTTGGAATTCTTATGGACCACAATGGCGAATGATGAGAAAGCTTTGTGTTCGCGATATGCTTAGTTGTTCTACTTTAGATTCTGTTTGTGCACTAAGGCGAAGGGAGCTTAGACAATCGATGAATTACTTCTATAGTAAGAAGGGTTTACCAGTGAACGTTGGTGAACAGATGTTCTTGACTGTGTTTAATGTGATTACAAGCATGTTATGGGGTAGCACAGTGAAGGGTGAGGAAAGAGCTAATCTTGGGGCAGAGTTTAGGTATGTTGTGAGTGAGATGGCTGCGCTGTGCAGTATTCCCAATCTTTCCGATTTCTACCCAGGTTTGGCCTGGTTTGATTTCCAGGGTGTTACAAAGAAGATGAAGCTGCTGTTaaagagatttgagaagatATTTGATAGCATGAtcgatgaaagaaaaaaattggataGAAATGGTGTTGGCCAAGAAATCAAAGACTTTTTGCAAGTTTTGCTAAAGTTGAAAGATGAAGCAGATCCCAAAATGCCTATGACCATGACTGAAATCAAAGCCTTACTTATG GATATGATTGTTGGTGGAACTGATAGTACCTCCAATGCGATTGAGTTTGCCATGGCTGAAATTATGATTAAACCAGACGTCCTGAGGAAATTACAAGAAGAAATAGAAACAGTTGTGGGAAAGGATAATATTGTGGAAGAGTCTCATATTAAGCAATTACCATATCTCTATGCAGTTTTTAAAGAAGTATTGCGTTTACATCCACCTGCTCCACTATTGGCACCACATTCTCCTAGTGAAACATGTACTGTGGGAGGATACACTGTTCCTAAAGGATGTTGTATTTTCATAAATGTATGGGCTATACAGAGAGATCCTTCTATATGGGAAAATCCAACTGAATTCCGTCCAGAGAGATTTTTGGACGATAAATGTGATTGTAGTGGAAATGATTTCAACTATCTCCCATTTGGTTCTGGAAGAAGACTGTGCGCGGGGATAGGCATGGCAGAGAAGATGTTCATGTATTCACTTGCTTCGCTCATTCATTCTTTCGACTGGAAATTGCCAGAAGGAGAGACGTTAGACCTCACAGAGAAGTTTGGGATTGTTCTGAAGAAGAAAATGCCTCTGGTGGCTATACCTACTCCAAGATTGTCTGATCCAATACTCTATGAGTAA